A DNA window from Gorilla gorilla gorilla isolate KB3781 chromosome 6, NHGRI_mGorGor1-v2.1_pri, whole genome shotgun sequence contains the following coding sequences:
- the CCT6A gene encoding T-complex protein 1 subunit zeta gives MAAVKTLNPKAEVARAQAALAVNISAARGLQDVLRTNLGPKGTMKMLVSGAGDIKLTKDGNVLLHEMQIQHPTASLIAKVATAQDDITGDGTTSNVLIIGELLKQADLYISEGLHPRIITEGFEAAKEKALQFLEEVKVSREMDRETLIDVARTSLRTKVHAELADVLTEAVVDSILAIKKQDEPIDLFMIEIMEMKHKSETDTSLIRGLVLDHGARHPDMKKRVEDAYILTCNVSLEYEKTEVNSGFFYKSAEEREKLVKAERKFIEDRVKKIIELKRKVCGDSDKGFVVINQKGIDPFSLDALSKEGIVALRRAKRRNMERLTLACGGVALNSFDDLSPDCLGHAGLVYEYTLGEEKFTFIEKCNNPRSVTLLIKGPNKHTLTQIKDAVRDGLRAVKNAIDDGCVVPGAGAVEVAMAEALIKHKPSVKGRAQLGVQAFADALLIIPKVLAQNSGFDLQETLVKIQAEHSESGQLVGVDLNTGEPMVAAEVGVWDNYCVKKQLLHSCTVIATNILLVDEIMRAGMSSLKG, from the exons ATGGCGGCGGTGAAGACCCTGAACCCCAAGGCAGAGGTGGCCCGAGCGCAGGCGGCGCTGGCGGTTAACATCAGCGCGGCGCGGGGTCTGCAGGACGTGCTAAGGACCAACCTGGGGCCCAAGGGCACCATGAAGAT GCTCGTTTCTGGCGCTGGAGACATCAAACTTACTAAAGACGGCAATGTACTGCTTCACGAAATG CAAATTCAACACCCAACAGCTTCCTTAATAGCAAAGGTAGCAACAGCCCAGGATGATATAACTGGTGATGGTACGACTTCTAATGTCCTAATCATTGGAGAGCTGCTGAAACAGGCGGATCTCTACATTTCTGAA GGCCTTCATCCCAGAATAATCACTGAAGGATTTGAAGCTGCAAAGGAAAAGGCCCTTCAGTTTTTGGAAGAAGTCAaagtaagcagagagatggacaGGGAAACACTTATAGATGTGGCCAGAACATCTCTTCGTACTAAAGTTCATGCTGAACTTGCAGATGTCTTAACAGAG GCTGTAGTGGACTCCATTTTGGCCATTAAAAAGCAAGATGAACCTATTGATCTCTTCATGATTGAGATCATGGAGATGAAACATAAATCTGAAACTGATACAAG CTTAATCAGAGGGCTTGTTTTGGACCACGGAGCACGGCATCCTGATATGAAGAAAAGGGTGGAggatgcatacatcctcacttgTAACGTGTCATTAGAGTATGAAAAAAC agaAGTGAATTCTGGCTTTTTTTACAAGAgtgcagaagagagagaaaaactcgtgaaagctgaaagaaaattcattgaagatagagttaaaaaaataatagaactgAAAAGGAAAGTCTGTGGCGATTCAGATAAAGGATTTGTTGTTATTAATCAAAAG gGAATTGACCCGTTTTCCTTagatgctctttcaaaagaaggcatagtCGCTCTGCGCAGAGCTAAAAGGAGAAATATGGAGAG GCTGACTCTTGCTTGTGGTGGGGTAGCCCTGAATTCTTTTGACGACCTAAGTCCTGACTGCTTGGGACATGCAGGACTTGTATATGAGTATACATTG GGAGAAGAGAAGTTTACCTTTATTGAGAAATGTAACAACCCTCGTTCTGTCACATTATTGATCAAAGGACCAAATAAGCACACACTCACTCAGATCAAAGATGCAGTGAGGGATGGTTTGAGGGCTGTCAAAAATGCTATTGATGATG GCTGTGTGGTTCCAGGTGCTGGTGCCGTGGAAGTGGCAATGGCAGAAGCCCTGATTAAACATAAGCCCAGTGTAAAGGGCAGGGCACAGCTTGGAGTCCAAGCATTTGCTGATGCATTGCTCATTATTCCCAAG GTTCTTGCTCAGAACTCTGGTTTTGACCTTCAGGAAACATTAGTTAAAATTCAAGCAGAACATTCAGAATCAGGTCAGCTTGTGGGTGTGGACCTGAACACAG GTGAGCCAATGGTAGCAGCAGAAGTAGGCGTATGGGATAACTATTGTGTAAAGAAACAGCTTCTTCACTCTTG CACTGTGATTGCCACCAACATTCTCTTGGTTGATGAGATCATGCGAGCTGGAATGTCTTCTCTGAAAGGTTGA